The genomic DNA CATAGATAGAGTTAGGATTCTCACCTCATGACCTAGTTCTCTTAGTTCTTTTTCAAAAGTCATAACAGACGTGACTACCCCATTTATGACAGGCGCGTAGCACTCTGTTGTTAGTAAAATTTTCATATTTAGCCACCTTTGCTCGTTTTTTCATACGGACAAACTTGAGTCTAAATAAAATAAAAAAACACCTTTCATACTATCCATTTAGTATAAAAGAGTGTTTTAAACAAGACTTTGGAGAATTGTTAAATATACTTAAAGATTGTAGAACAAAAAATTATGTTACAAAAAAAATTCCTTTACACAGAGGCTCCAAGTCAAGTCCTTAAACGCATATTCTGTGGATACATATAAACAATGATAAAGGGTGCAACATATCAATGTTTTGTTGTTGATACTATATATAAGGTGCATATAGTTGAACGGTACGATTTGTCTTGAAAGGCTGAAGCTAAGGTTTCATCAGGCAAACGAGCCTATCATACCCATCTCTCCAAGTAAAGTCCTATGTTTGTATACGTTGTTGGATTATCCCATTTGGGGTGCAAAGCTAACCTTAACGCAGTTATTAATCCATATAACTAGCAGGACAAATTGTAGGCTATAATATTTTGCTATTTATTAAACGGAAAATGAATTTTGTCCAGCGTTTGAATACCTTCGTTACAAGAGTGATTCCCCATAAAATATGGGGATTACTAATTTGTGTTAGGGTTATCAGTCAAAAATTATTAATAGTGATTTTCTGAAGCCATGGCAATTGCCTTTGTCTCATGAACAGTACCATATGGATGTTGAGGTGGTGCATAAATGGAGTATAATTTTATTGGTTTATTACCTGTGTTCGTTAGATTATGCCATGTTCCTGCGGGTATCACGATTACATAGTCGTCATAGACATTGGCTTGAAAATCGTATATTCCTTTATTTTTCCCCATTTGAACAAGTCCTTGACCATCTTCAATATGGAGCAACTGATCCAATGTTGGGTGGATTTCCAATCCGATATCTTCTCCAACACCAATATTCATTAAAGTAACCTGCAAATGATTTCCCGTCCATAAAGCTATGCGGAAATTGTTATTCTTCTTGGCGGCCTGTTCAATATTAATTACAAATGGCTGCGGCCCGAAATCCTTTAATACATTGCCTCTATTATAAGGATTTTCATTATCGCCCAAATTATTTTTCCAGTTATAATAATGGGGATTCCAGTCGTTACACCAATTATTGTCATACCGGTTATAATACATTGGATTTTGCCATTGATGGTAATAACCTAATTGTCGGTACAAATTCATTCTCCTTTCACAGACGTATTTATCCCTTTAATATATGTCACTTTTTTTAAAAACGTGAATTTACGCAGCAGGATTACTATATTGTAAATGTAACGATTTATTTTTAATTAAATAACTTTTTTTTACTCAACTAGATTACCAAAAACCACTGTTTTTGTAATTACTCTGTCTATTTATCAGATGAATGATTGCTATTGGATTCTATAATTACCAAAAGATATGTCCAAAAGTATTACCAAATACTTTTACCACAACTTTAGCCTACTGTTTGCTACTTTACTTTGCGGTCTGTAGCACGAACCCTGTCATTACCCCAATAAACTGTTCCTAATTTTAAGTTTATTTATTATCAAAAGGTCGGAGCAGGAAATTCATCAATTTTGATACGAAGTAAACTATAAGGTTTCTGTCGTAAGTCTTTTCCATAATGAAATCTAGGCTGTCGATGTAATTGGTTCACAATGACATACAAATATTGATCCGGACCAATTGAAAAAGTATCCGGCCACAACATTCTCGGGTCATGTATGATCGTTTCCATTGTGCCATTTGGCAATATCTTGCGGATACAGTTGTGTTCATAATCTCCAGCATAAACAGTTCCCTTTGCATCAGTGATCATTCCATCAGATGCACCTTTTTCTCCCCAATACTCCACATGATAAGGTAATTCCATGTCCGGTATGCTTCTGTCTCTCAGGGCTTCTGTTGTGATCGAGAACAGATGACGACTGGTTAGTGGACAAAAAAATAATACCCTTCCATCAGGCGAAATCGCAATACCGTCAGAAGCCAGTCTAAATGGAGAAGTACTGCCATCTTTATTTCGATTCATTAATACTTTTCCTTCTACTTTCGGTATAAAATAGGGATCGGGTGAAGTTGAATTTGCCCCATTTAACCGTCTGAAGGCGTTTCCATCTGCTAAATCTACGACGATTATAGCTCCTGGTCCTGTTGAAGAAGAATCCGTTATATAAGCATACCCTGCTTTTCCAACACGAAAATCAAAACGGACATCATTCAAATAAGTTGTAGGCAGGACAACATCTTCTGTAAAGGTATATACTTTTCTTATTGTATTCGTTTCTAGATCAACAGCGACTAATTTTGCCCCCCCTTTAATAGGTTCAGAAAAATTGGGTGCAGCTGTATCTAATACCCAAAGTGTTCCCCTTCCATCAGCAACTACACTTTGGACACTGATAAAAGTCCTTGTAAAATTCTCGGGGTTAACCAAATTGGTTTGTAAATTAGGATAAGGCTGCAATTTATCCTCAACAATTTCCGCCACCGTAAATTTAACATCGTCTCCCCATTTCGGGAAGCAAATGAAAATACGACCGGTTTCTGAAACAGTAACACCTGTAGGCATAGCCCCATAAAATGGATAAACCAGTTCAAAATTACCGAAATATTTTTCACTAGGTAACATAGGTATCATCATATCCTCCTTAAGCATCAAACGGTATATCACCTATATATGATTTATATTTTTTCTAGTGCATGTTTCTTAATAAGTTTTTTTCTATAAAACATTAACCTCTATCGATTCAACAACTAAAGTCGGTCGGAATAAGAAAAACCGGGCATAGCCCGGTCCTTTTCATGGTTAGAGAATATCCGATAATTTGTACTCTATGCCATGTACCCCTTTATAATACTCAGGATACATTTCACCCCCACATTTTTCACATGCAAACATAGGAGGAGTTGTCGGATCTCCATCATCCATTAAATCGAAATCCCTTACCACGTTAATAGGAATCTCTTCTTTCTCATGACACGCCAAACAAACATAGTTGACGCTCTGTTGCTTGGACTGGTTTAGGCTTATGTTTTTCTTCTTTTTCTTTCCCTTTTTGCGGGTTTTTGATACCGGTGAGATCGTTAATCATCCTTTCTAAATAAGCTCTTGTAGTTTTGCATAAGGCTACCTTTATTTCTAATTTACCATTTTCAAGGCAGACTTCTCCCTTGTATTCATAGTAACATTCACACCTCTGACAAACGAGAGGGTCTTTCTTGCCACTGGCTACTATTCTTTCACGCCACGTCTGGCGACGTAAGGTTTTCTTAACTTTTACAACCCAACGTCTTGCTTTTTGTTGCCAAGTACTCAACACTTTTTTACACAAGTTTTTTGATCTTCTAGAATACATACCGTAATGCCGAATAGTTTTAAATTGCTCGTCTGGGATATGGCGAATTAAACGTGAAATAAATTCTTCGACACTTACGGTTTCGGATTTGTCTTTTCCGTCAGTTTTATCCTTATATTTGAACGTAACGAATTGCCCATCATATGCCTCAATCCGATTGATTCCAATCGCTGGTCGACGAATATAACGGCCAATATAACGAAGTTGTTCTTTTATTTTTCCCCTCTGTTTAGGTGCATACACATAGAAGCCTTCGCCATTATTGGTGAACGCCTTTTGAAGTCTTGGTTGGATTCTTTTCTTTTCTCTTGGTGAAACTCCGTTTCTAATTAATTTTAATACGACCGTTTGCCATTGTTTACGAAGCATCGTAAATGGCAAGAAATCATACTGCTTCCATTCTCCTTTTTCTGTTAATCCACCCATTGTAACTAACATATGTACGTGAGGATTGAAGTTGACCCTTGAACCAAAAGTGTGGAGTCCAGCAATAATCCCAGGTGTTACCTTTGCTTTCTTTTTGAAGAAGTCAGTAAGTAGTCTTGCAGAAGCATCCATTAAATCTTTTAATAGATGTCGGTGAAGGAGAAATACATCTCTTAGTCCTTCATCAATCGTAAAAATTACGTGCCGATGATTAACCTGAAGAACATCTTCAGTAAGTAACCTACTCCATTCTTCACTTTCTCCAACAGAGCACGTGGTACAAAATCGACCTTTACATCGGTAAGGAACCTTTCGCACATCATGACAACCTTCACACACAAATAACTTAAATCCATTTTTGATATCCCCACAATCTCGAAATTTCTCAACCTCCTTAATTACGATAGGGCGGATTTTAGCACCGTGTTTTCTTTTGAAAGCTTCCCAATGTTGGTGTTTATCAAAAAATATTCTTCTCAATATATTGGTCTCCATAAAATGAAAATACCACAGCTTAAATGACTGTGGTAGACCCAAATTTTTATACTTTCTTATCTTTTAAAAAAGAGAGCCCTATTGAAGGACCCTCAAATTTCTTGATTATTACTTGATATCGCCTTTTGGACAGCACGTATTATTCCACCATATCCCGTACATCGACAAAGGTTCCCAGATAGAGCTTCCTGGATTTGCTCGTCTGATGGAGAAGGGTTTGTAGCTAACAAGGCATTTACCGCCATCACCATTCCCGGTGTGCAATAACCACATTGAAAACCACCCTCTTCTAAAAATGCACGTTGAATAGGATCCAGTTCTTCTCCTGCTAATCCTTCAATCGTCACGATAGAAGCGCCGTTTGCCTGATAAGCCATCACTAGGCATGAGTTCACTAACTGATTGTTCATTTGAACCGCACAAGCTCCGCAACGGCCAACTTCACACGAAATTTTCGTACCTGTGAAATTTAATTCCTCCCTCAAAATGGTAACAAGCCTTTTCGTGGGGGGAACCTGTAATACAACATTGCTTCCATTAATGGTTAAAGAGAGCTCCATTTGGGGAGGAGACATGATTTCTGTTTGTTCTTTCATATCCAGCGCTTCTCCCCTCTAGTAGACATTTGCTCTAGTAAAAACTCCCTTGATACAGGTAGTTTGTTAACCCAACACCCCGTTGCATCATGGATCGCCTTCACAATCGCTGGAGCAACGGCAATGGTACCAATCTCTCCTACTCCACGCGGACCATATAGATCTCCCTCTTGAAGCTTCTCGATCGCTTCCACATTCATGACGAATGGCACATCTTGAATAGTCGGGATTAGATACGTATCAAAATTATCATTTACGTACGCTCCATTTTCCATCTTTGCTTCTTCCATCAAACTGTAGCCTAGCGCCATAATCCCTCCTCCTTCAATTTGTCCCTGATAACCTAGCAAGCTAACAACAGGACCAGCCGCAATTGCTTGATCTAAATCAAGCACCTTTACCTTCCCGGTTAAAAGGTCAACCTCCACCCGTGCTAACACAGAAGAAAACGCATATAAGAAATGACTTCCATCTACAACCGCATCAGGACTTACTGGAAAATTAAAGGAAGTTTCTACATTTAAAAGTGGTTCATTGAGAGTTTTTTCAGCTAATTCAGCATACGAGACACATAGATTGCCATCATTGAGCCAAACTCCATTCGGTCCCATATTTAGTTCAGCAACTGGTATACCGGTTACACTCGATGCCCTTTCCAAAATCCCGCCTCGAAAAGTCTCCTTCATTCTTTGAATGGAATTCCACACCATACTTGTTGCACGAGAGGCTGTGGACGATCCCGATATTGGTACGGAGTCTGTGTCTCCGACAACAATACGAATATCATCTTCCTTGCATTTAAATTCTTCGATAACTAACGTCTCAATCACAGCTAGCAAGCCTTGCCCACACTCTTCGAAGCCAAAAGCAGCTTCTATTTTTCCCTCTTTAGTAAAAGAAAGTCGTCCACCTGCAGGGTCAATTCGACCGACACCTAATCCTCCACCATGAACGGAAATGGTCACTCCAGTTCCTATTACCTTCCACGGATCTGACAAATGACTTTCGTTTGTAGTTTTAACCACTTTTTCCTTTATTGCCTCTAAGACATCTCTAGCCCCACTAGTTGGAGCAATTTTTTGTCCTAAAGGTCCAGGACTATCCACTTGTCTCAAGTTTTTTTCGCGAAATTCAATAGGATCCATCTGCAATTTTTCAGCTAAACGATCGATTTGTCCTTCGAGTGCGAATGTCACCTGATTCCCACCAAATCCTCTAAATTCACCTGCCACACCGTTATTTGTGAAAACGGACAAACCTTCTATTTCTATGTTCGGAATGATGTAAGGACCAGGAGCATGCTCTACAGCAAAATCCAAAACAGCGGGACCTAGTGTGGCATAAGCTCCTGTATCCGCTAAAATCCTTACCTTATGTGAGAGGATTTTTCCCGAATTATCCACACCGGTTTTCATCGTTATTTTCATCGGGTGGCGCTTTAGCCCCGCGCGAACCGATTCTCTTCTCGTTTGATGAATTTTAACAGGACAGTTTGTTGCAAGTGCGAGTAGTGCTCCATACGGCTGTATATTTAATTCATCTTTTCCTCCAAACGATCCACCCATCGGACTCGATACAATCCGAATATCAGACTCATTCATATTTAAAATTCTTGATAGCTGATAACGATCTTTGAACCCATGCTGCGTACCAACATAGACCGTTAATTTTCCGTCAGCTTCAGGGACAATCACTCCACCTTCTGTCTCCATATAAGCATGCATTTGTCTTGGAAGTTCATAGGTTTCCTCTATAATATAGGAGCATGACTGAAATCCTTCCTCCACATCTCCTTTTGAATAATAGGCACGGTGGAGTAGATTTCCATCGGGATGAAGTTTTGGTGCATCAGGATGCAGGGCTTTTTCAGGATCAACAATGACCGGAAGCTGCTTATATTCCACCTGAATGAGTTGCAACGCTTCATCAGCTATTTCTATCGTGTCTGCAGCCACAGCTGCGATCGCATCCCCAACATACCGTACTCGATTCTCACATAGTACTGGCTGGTCAGGAAATATGAGTCCAAACCCGTTTAACCCTGGAACGTCCTCATAGGTGACAATCCCTCTTACCCCAGGAAGCTGCTTCGCCTGGTCAACGGAAATCGATTGTATTTCTGCATGAGGCTCCATACTCCTTAAGATTTTTCCATATAGCATCCCTGGAAACGATAAGTCGGTTAAATATTTTAGTGCACCAGTTACTTTTCCAGGACCGTCAGGACGTATTTTCTTTTTCTTCGTTTCTATCACTATGATCCCCCCTCCTTTATCTAGCTAACCCCTTGCAATCTCTGAAACTATCCAATTGGCGGCTACTGATTTTTTATAAGTTGCAGTAGAATAAGAATCTGTAGAAGGAGTAAATTCTTCTTCTATTTTTTGGAATACCTTCTGTAATTGATCGTTCGTCAGTGTCGAACCTTCTAATAGTTGTTCAGATTGATATAATCGTTGAGGTTGAGTGGTGCTACCACTTACAGCGAGTCGAACGGCTGATATCTCCCTTTTTTCATGAAGATGGAAGGTTCCTGCCACCGTCACAACACTCGGAGTAAACGCCTCACGATGACAAAGCTTCTTATAAAAAAACCGCTTCGTTGGATCGTCTGGCACATAGGCAGAGATAATAAGCGATTGATTGTTACTTTTTATATAATCATATATCGGTTGATGTTGAACTGAGTTACCGTCATATACGGAAAGGTCGGCTTCCAATACAAGCAAGGCCGGAATAAGATCCCCAAACCCATTTGCGATGTTACCTCCGATCGTCGCTCTGTTTCGGACAGCGGGTGCCGCAATATTTCTGGCGGCCTCCACAAGAAGAGGATGGATGAGTTCCTTGTTTTGACGACAGAAATCCAAAGGAATGGCAGCACCTAGACGAGTATACGACTCGCCATTTACAAGTTCCTTTCCCCAGCCTATCATCTCTTTAATGCCATCTAAACTAATTAAATGAGAAGGAGCATCGAATCCTTTCGC from Robertmurraya sp. FSL R5-0851 includes the following:
- a CDS encoding 2Fe-2S iron-sulfur cluster-binding protein, coding for MKEQTEIMSPPQMELSLTINGSNVVLQVPPTKRLVTILREELNFTGTKISCEVGRCGACAVQMNNQLVNSCLVMAYQANGASIVTIEGLAGEELDPIQRAFLEEGGFQCGYCTPGMVMAVNALLATNPSPSDEQIQEALSGNLCRCTGYGGIIRAVQKAISSNNQEI
- a CDS encoding FAD binding domain-containing protein, coding for MIRQGTTSLIDTEVWMPTSLAEAWGLMEKLGENASFIAGGTLMQTHWAKGFDAPSHLISLDGIKEMIGWGKELVNGESYTRLGAAIPLDFCRQNKELIHPLLVEAARNIAAPAVRNRATIGGNIANGFGDLIPALLVLEADLSVYDGNSVQHQPIYDYIKSNNQSLIISAYVPDDPTKRFFYKKLCHREAFTPSVVTVAGTFHLHEKREISAVRLAVSGSTTQPQRLYQSEQLLEGSTLTNDQLQKVFQKIEEEFTPSTDSYSTATYKKSVAANWIVSEIARG
- the pucD gene encoding xanthine dehydrogenase subunit D gives rise to the protein MIETKKKKIRPDGPGKVTGALKYLTDLSFPGMLYGKILRSMEPHAEIQSISVDQAKQLPGVRGIVTYEDVPGLNGFGLIFPDQPVLCENRVRYVGDAIAAVAADTIEIADEALQLIQVEYKQLPVIVDPEKALHPDAPKLHPDGNLLHRAYYSKGDVEEGFQSCSYIIEETYELPRQMHAYMETEGGVIVPEADGKLTVYVGTQHGFKDRYQLSRILNMNESDIRIVSSPMGGSFGGKDELNIQPYGALLALATNCPVKIHQTRRESVRAGLKRHPMKITMKTGVDNSGKILSHKVRILADTGAYATLGPAVLDFAVEHAPGPYIIPNIEIEGLSVFTNNGVAGEFRGFGGNQVTFALEGQIDRLAEKLQMDPIEFREKNLRQVDSPGPLGQKIAPTSGARDVLEAIKEKVVKTTNESHLSDPWKVIGTGVTISVHGGGLGVGRIDPAGGRLSFTKEGKIEAAFGFEECGQGLLAVIETLVIEEFKCKEDDIRIVVGDTDSVPISGSSTASRATSMVWNSIQRMKETFRGGILERASSVTGIPVAELNMGPNGVWLNDGNLCVSYAELAEKTLNEPLLNVETSFNFPVSPDAVVDGSHFLYAFSSVLARVEVDLLTGKVKVLDLDQAIAAGPVVSLLGYQGQIEGGGIMALGYSLMEEAKMENGAYVNDNFDTYLIPTIQDVPFVMNVEAIEKLQEGDLYGPRGVGEIGTIAVAPAIVKAIHDATGCWVNKLPVSREFLLEQMSTRGEKRWI
- a CDS encoding L-dopachrome tautomerase-related protein: MIPMLPSEKYFGNFELVYPFYGAMPTGVTVSETGRIFICFPKWGDDVKFTVAEIVEDKLQPYPNLQTNLVNPENFTRTFISVQSVVADGRGTLWVLDTAAPNFSEPIKGGAKLVAVDLETNTIRKVYTFTEDVVLPTTYLNDVRFDFRVGKAGYAYITDSSSTGPGAIIVVDLADGNAFRRLNGANSTSPDPYFIPKVEGKVLMNRNKDGSTSPFRLASDGIAISPDGRVLFFCPLTSRHLFSITTEALRDRSIPDMELPYHVEYWGEKGASDGMITDAKGTVYAGDYEHNCIRKILPNGTMETIIHDPRMLWPDTFSIGPDQYLYVIVNQLHRQPRFHYGKDLRQKPYSLLRIKIDEFPAPTF
- a CDS encoding IS91 family transposase; translated protein: METNILRRIFFDKHQHWEAFKRKHGAKIRPIVIKEVEKFRDCGDIKNGFKLFVCEGCHDVRKVPYRCKGRFCTTCSVGESEEWSRLLTEDVLQVNHRHVIFTIDEGLRDVFLLHRHLLKDLMDASARLLTDFFKKKAKVTPGIIAGLHTFGSRVNFNPHVHMLVTMGGLTEKGEWKQYDFLPFTMLRKQWQTVVLKLIRNGVSPREKKRIQPRLQKAFTNNGEGFYVYAPKQRGKIKEQLRYIGRYIRRPAIGINRIEAYDGQFVTFKYKDKTDGKDKSETVSVEEFISRLIRHIPDEQFKTIRHYGMYSRRSKNLCKKVLSTWQQKARRWVVKVKKTLRRQTWRERIVASGKKDPLVCQRCECYYEYKGEVCLENGKLEIKVALCKTTRAYLERMINDLTGIKNPQKGKEKEEKHKPKPVQATERQLCLFGVS
- a CDS encoding cupin domain-containing protein, whose protein sequence is MNLYRQLGYYHQWQNPMYYNRYDNNWCNDWNPHYYNWKNNLGDNENPYNRGNVLKDFGPQPFVINIEQAAKKNNNFRIALWTGNHLQVTLMNIGVGEDIGLEIHPTLDQLLHIEDGQGLVQMGKNKGIYDFQANVYDDYVIVIPAGTWHNLTNTGNKPIKLYSIYAPPQHPYGTVHETKAIAMASENHY